The proteins below are encoded in one region of Apium graveolens cultivar Ventura chromosome 4, ASM990537v1, whole genome shotgun sequence:
- the LOC141721669 gene encoding disease resistance protein Roq1-like isoform X2, with translation MDASILVVLVWALPLLAILAIIIRIVFVSRKKHLHSSEDITSNVQPTDPSSCSSSSSSAPPTWDVFLSFYGKDTRNGFTSHLYSALDQQGILTFRDDPALDKGQEISSGLLEAIKHSKIFIIVLSENYARSPWCLNELVQILKCKTTEFQVIPVFFYVDPTDVRYQKGSFREALDGHKRRHSVAMIEKWKSALSEIAALSGHHLRKEANKNESDTIQDIVRNVATRAYTTVSHQEKYLFGIDSAVEQIYKKLNMDHNDVRVLGICGMGGIGKTTIAKAFYDKYSHIFDVSCFNENVRHYSQGGSSLLPLLKQLLIDLLAKNDCKVFDVESRISKLKQILYFKKALVILDDLDQSNYSELLASLGDLFSAGSRVIITTRDTNLLNKIEADTSKVDMYMVPPLDQIDSLELFSYHAFRKPVPPENFKELSLSFVTYAGGLPLALKVLGSSLLGRTCEFWKAKLEKVKEIPENDIHKILRLSYDELEDETEKTIFLDIAFFFVGKNKDEAVQIFNSCDFHPDVGIPVLVDRCLMTIDTDNKFQMHNLIQDMGRKLGRRTRLILRGNVWDDLQNLEEKSDIEGLILDFRTSGYGQASAERMPKLRLLQIIGEPDIKGNFKNLFPNLRCITWHSCPWTHIPSTFCPPKLVFFDMPSSKFKILWKGSTPMMNYLTCLDLRNCRNLKRLPESLGDMKALKNIDASGTAIEKLPDSITQLKGLVDLNLYNCKKLRKLPEDFGNMEGLEIFDASLSAIEQLPDSFGGLVNLVELYLAYCKKLRNLPNSICKLKLLEVLDLSSSSNLEQLPEQLGNMQSLETVHASYTAIEQVPDSIGLLGKTGLGRCEG, from the exons ATGGATGCCTCAATACTAGTTGTTTTAGTTTGGGCTCTGCCTCTACTTGCTATACTTGCCATCATCATCCGTATCGTTTTCGTTTCCAGGAAAAAGCACCTGCATTCTTCCGAAGATATTACTAGTAATGTCCAACCAACCGACCCTTCTTCGTGttcctcctcttcttcttcaGCTCCGCCTACGTGGGACGTGTTCTTGAGCTTTTACGGAAAGGACACTCGCAACGGCTTTACTTCACATCTTTACTCTGCTTTGGATCAACAAGGAATTCTTACTTTTAGAGATGATCCTGCTCTTGACAAGGGACAAGAGATTTCATCTGGACTGCTTGAAGCAATTAAACATTCCAAGATTTTCATCATTGTTCTCTCGGAGAATTATGCTCGTTCGCCATGGTGCCTTAATGAGCTTGTACAGATTCTTAAATGCAAGACAACAGAATTTCAGGTGATTCCTGTATTTTTCTATGTTGATCCAACAGATGTTCGCTACCAGAAAGGGAGTTTTCGGGAAGCTCTTGATGGCCATAAGAGGCGTCATTCTGTTGCTATGATTGAAAAGTGGAAATCAGCTCTTTCTGAAATTGCTGCGCTATCAGGACACCATCTCAGGAAAGAAGCAAACAA GAATGAATCTGACACCATTCAAGATATTGTGAGGAATGTGGCAACAAGGGCCTATACAACAGTATCACACCAGGAAAAGTATCTGTTTGGGATAGATTCTGCTGTTGAACAGATATATAAAAAACTAAACATGGATCATAATGATGTACGTGTCCTTGGTATTTGTGGTATGGGAGGAATTGGGAAAACTACAATTGCCAAAGCTTTCTACGACAAGTATTCTCACATATTTGATGTTAGCTGCTTTAATGAAAATGTTAGACATTATTCACAAGGCGGTAGTTCTTTACTCCCTTTACTCAAGCAACTCTTGATCGACCTCCTTGCAAAGAATGATTGTAAGGTTTTTGATGTTGAAAGTAGAATAAGCAAATTGAAGCAAATTCTTTATTTTAAGAAAGCTCTCGTCATTCTGGATGATTTGGACCAATCAAACTATTCAGAATTGCTAGCAAGCCTAGGTGACTTGTTTTCGGCTGGAAGTAGAGTTATCATTACAACAAGAGATACAAACTTGCTTAATAAAATTGAAGCGGATACATCAAAAGTAGATATGTACATGGTGCCGCCACTAGATCAGATTGATTCATTAGAGCTCTTTAGCTATCATGCTTTCCGTAAACCAGTGCCACCAGAAAATTTCAAGGAGCTCTCCCTGAGCTTTGTAACTTATGCCGGGGGTCTTCCATTAGCTCTCAAGGTTTTGGGTTCGTCTTTACTCGGCAGGACTTGTGAGTTTTGGAAAGCTAAACTTGAAAAAGTTAAAGAAATCCCAGAAAATGACATACATAAAATCCTTAGATTGAGCTACGATGAATTAGAAGATGAGACGGAGAAGACAATCTTCCTTGATattgcattcttctttgttggaAAGAACAAAGATGAGGCTGTTCAGATATTCAATTCTTGTGATTTCCATCCGGATGTTGGCATACCAGTTCTAGTGGACAGATGTCTAATGACCATTGATACAGATAATAAGTTCCAGATGCATAATCTTATTCAAGACATGGGAAGAAAACTTGGAAGGCGGACACGCTTGATTTTGCGAGGAAATGTATGGGATGATTTGCAAAATCTGGAG GAAAAAAGTGATATTGAAGGTCTCATTTTAGATTTCAGGACTTCCGGATATGGACAAGCAAGTGCTGAAAGAATGCCCAAACTGAGGCTTCTTCAAATAATAGGTGAACCCGATATTAAaggaaattttaaaaatttatttccTAATTTGAGGTGCATTACATGGCATTCTTGTCCGTGGACGCATATACCTTCAACATTTTGTCCACCTAAGCTGGTCTTCTTTGATATGCCTTCAAGTAAATTCAAGATTTTGTGGAAGGGGTCAACG CCCATGATGAATTATCTGACTTGTTTGGATCTGAGGAACTGCCGTAATTTAAAACGATTACCTGAGTCGTTGGGTGATATGAAGGCCTTGAAGAACATTGATGCAAGTGGGACCGCAATTGAAAAACTGCCAGATTCAATTACTCAGTTGAAGGGATTGGTTGACTTAAATTTGTACAATTGCAAGAAGCTAAGAAAGTTACCTGAAGATTTTGGAAATATGGAAGGCTTAGAGATATTTGATGCAAGTCTTTCTGCAATTGAACAACTGCCAGATTCGTTTGGGGGCCTCGTCAATTTGGTTGAACTGTATTTGGCCTATTGCAAAAAGCTTAGAAATCTTCCAAATAGTATCTGTAAGCTCAAGTTGCTTGAAGTACTAGATCTGAGCTCCTCTTCAAACCTGGAGCAATTGCCTGAGCAATTGGGGAACATGCAATCTTTAGAAACGGTGCATGCATCTTACACAGCAATTGAACAAGTGCCAGATTCTATTGGACTGCTTG GTAAGACCGGACTGGGAAGATGTGAAGGTTGA
- the LOC141721669 gene encoding disease resistance protein Roq1-like isoform X1 produces MDASILVVLVWALPLLAILAIIIRIVFVSRKKHLHSSEDITSNVQPTDPSSCSSSSSSAPPTWDVFLSFYGKDTRNGFTSHLYSALDQQGILTFRDDPALDKGQEISSGLLEAIKHSKIFIIVLSENYARSPWCLNELVQILKCKTTEFQVIPVFFYVDPTDVRYQKGSFREALDGHKRRHSVAMIEKWKSALSEIAALSGHHLRKEANKNESDTIQDIVRNVATRAYTTVSHQEKYLFGIDSAVEQIYKKLNMDHNDVRVLGICGMGGIGKTTIAKAFYDKYSHIFDVSCFNENVRHYSQGGSSLLPLLKQLLIDLLAKNDCKVFDVESRISKLKQILYFKKALVILDDLDQSNYSELLASLGDLFSAGSRVIITTRDTNLLNKIEADTSKVDMYMVPPLDQIDSLELFSYHAFRKPVPPENFKELSLSFVTYAGGLPLALKVLGSSLLGRTCEFWKAKLEKVKEIPENDIHKILRLSYDELEDETEKTIFLDIAFFFVGKNKDEAVQIFNSCDFHPDVGIPVLVDRCLMTIDTDNKFQMHNLIQDMGRKLGRRTRLILRGNVWDDLQNLEEKSDIEGLILDFRTSGYGQASAERMPKLRLLQIIGEPDIKGNFKNLFPNLRCITWHSCPWTHIPSTFCPPKLVFFDMPSSKFKILWKGSTPMMNYLTCLDLRNCRNLKRLPESLGDMKALKNIDASGTAIEKLPDSITQLKGLVDLNLYNCKKLRKLPEDFGNMEGLEIFDASLSAIEQLPDSFGGLVNLVELYLAYCKKLRNLPNSICKLKLLEVLDLSSSSNLEQLPEQLGNMQSLETVHASYTAIEQVPDSIGLLGRLKSLYFTDCKKLKFVPESIWNLTSVEDLTLNPGETGKISLPDSVKNMNNLRELKLRCNVRLCVPMILCFSSLERLTLTDQGPILSSAKPFSLSKLFNLRSLTLNNCTSLGSSLPELPL; encoded by the exons ATGGATGCCTCAATACTAGTTGTTTTAGTTTGGGCTCTGCCTCTACTTGCTATACTTGCCATCATCATCCGTATCGTTTTCGTTTCCAGGAAAAAGCACCTGCATTCTTCCGAAGATATTACTAGTAATGTCCAACCAACCGACCCTTCTTCGTGttcctcctcttcttcttcaGCTCCGCCTACGTGGGACGTGTTCTTGAGCTTTTACGGAAAGGACACTCGCAACGGCTTTACTTCACATCTTTACTCTGCTTTGGATCAACAAGGAATTCTTACTTTTAGAGATGATCCTGCTCTTGACAAGGGACAAGAGATTTCATCTGGACTGCTTGAAGCAATTAAACATTCCAAGATTTTCATCATTGTTCTCTCGGAGAATTATGCTCGTTCGCCATGGTGCCTTAATGAGCTTGTACAGATTCTTAAATGCAAGACAACAGAATTTCAGGTGATTCCTGTATTTTTCTATGTTGATCCAACAGATGTTCGCTACCAGAAAGGGAGTTTTCGGGAAGCTCTTGATGGCCATAAGAGGCGTCATTCTGTTGCTATGATTGAAAAGTGGAAATCAGCTCTTTCTGAAATTGCTGCGCTATCAGGACACCATCTCAGGAAAGAAGCAAACAA GAATGAATCTGACACCATTCAAGATATTGTGAGGAATGTGGCAACAAGGGCCTATACAACAGTATCACACCAGGAAAAGTATCTGTTTGGGATAGATTCTGCTGTTGAACAGATATATAAAAAACTAAACATGGATCATAATGATGTACGTGTCCTTGGTATTTGTGGTATGGGAGGAATTGGGAAAACTACAATTGCCAAAGCTTTCTACGACAAGTATTCTCACATATTTGATGTTAGCTGCTTTAATGAAAATGTTAGACATTATTCACAAGGCGGTAGTTCTTTACTCCCTTTACTCAAGCAACTCTTGATCGACCTCCTTGCAAAGAATGATTGTAAGGTTTTTGATGTTGAAAGTAGAATAAGCAAATTGAAGCAAATTCTTTATTTTAAGAAAGCTCTCGTCATTCTGGATGATTTGGACCAATCAAACTATTCAGAATTGCTAGCAAGCCTAGGTGACTTGTTTTCGGCTGGAAGTAGAGTTATCATTACAACAAGAGATACAAACTTGCTTAATAAAATTGAAGCGGATACATCAAAAGTAGATATGTACATGGTGCCGCCACTAGATCAGATTGATTCATTAGAGCTCTTTAGCTATCATGCTTTCCGTAAACCAGTGCCACCAGAAAATTTCAAGGAGCTCTCCCTGAGCTTTGTAACTTATGCCGGGGGTCTTCCATTAGCTCTCAAGGTTTTGGGTTCGTCTTTACTCGGCAGGACTTGTGAGTTTTGGAAAGCTAAACTTGAAAAAGTTAAAGAAATCCCAGAAAATGACATACATAAAATCCTTAGATTGAGCTACGATGAATTAGAAGATGAGACGGAGAAGACAATCTTCCTTGATattgcattcttctttgttggaAAGAACAAAGATGAGGCTGTTCAGATATTCAATTCTTGTGATTTCCATCCGGATGTTGGCATACCAGTTCTAGTGGACAGATGTCTAATGACCATTGATACAGATAATAAGTTCCAGATGCATAATCTTATTCAAGACATGGGAAGAAAACTTGGAAGGCGGACACGCTTGATTTTGCGAGGAAATGTATGGGATGATTTGCAAAATCTGGAG GAAAAAAGTGATATTGAAGGTCTCATTTTAGATTTCAGGACTTCCGGATATGGACAAGCAAGTGCTGAAAGAATGCCCAAACTGAGGCTTCTTCAAATAATAGGTGAACCCGATATTAAaggaaattttaaaaatttatttccTAATTTGAGGTGCATTACATGGCATTCTTGTCCGTGGACGCATATACCTTCAACATTTTGTCCACCTAAGCTGGTCTTCTTTGATATGCCTTCAAGTAAATTCAAGATTTTGTGGAAGGGGTCAACG CCCATGATGAATTATCTGACTTGTTTGGATCTGAGGAACTGCCGTAATTTAAAACGATTACCTGAGTCGTTGGGTGATATGAAGGCCTTGAAGAACATTGATGCAAGTGGGACCGCAATTGAAAAACTGCCAGATTCAATTACTCAGTTGAAGGGATTGGTTGACTTAAATTTGTACAATTGCAAGAAGCTAAGAAAGTTACCTGAAGATTTTGGAAATATGGAAGGCTTAGAGATATTTGATGCAAGTCTTTCTGCAATTGAACAACTGCCAGATTCGTTTGGGGGCCTCGTCAATTTGGTTGAACTGTATTTGGCCTATTGCAAAAAGCTTAGAAATCTTCCAAATAGTATCTGTAAGCTCAAGTTGCTTGAAGTACTAGATCTGAGCTCCTCTTCAAACCTGGAGCAATTGCCTGAGCAATTGGGGAACATGCAATCTTTAGAAACGGTGCATGCATCTTACACAGCAATTGAACAAGTGCCAGATTCTATTGGACTGCTTGGTAGGTTAAAATCGTTGTATTTTACAGATTGCAAGAAGCTTAAATTTGTGCCTGAAAGTATCTGGAATCTTACCTCAGTTGAAGATTTAACTCTTAACCCAGGGGAGACGGGTAAAATCAGTTTACCTGATTCAGTAAAAAATATGAACAATTTAAGAGAGTTGAAACTGCGTTGTAATGTAAGATTATGCGTGCCTATGATTTTATGTTTCTCTTCTTTGGAAAGGTTAACTCTTACTGATCAGGGACCGATTCTCTCTTCGGCCAAACCATTCAGCCTTTCTAAGCTTTTCAACCTACGATCTCTTACACTGAATAACTGTACAAGTCTGGGGTCCTCCCTTCCGGAACTTCCTTTATGA
- the LOC141721671 gene encoding disease resistance protein RUN1-like isoform X1 has translation MDTSKQVAFITNVRQRKVTILNFVQNRKESETIQKIVGDVASRASTTVLHQEKNLFGIDSAVEEIYQLLSMESDAVRAIGICGMGGIGKTTIAKAFYNRYRNKFDISCFSVNVKQHSQGGSSLLQLLQQLLIDLLRKKDYKIPDVESGIRKLTHVIHSKRALIVLDDLDCANYSELLASIGNLFPAGSKIIITTRDANLLNKLKADISEVDTYMVKTLGETESLELFSYHAFRKLVPPESFAELSLNFVTHAGGLPLALKVLGSSLLGRTDVSFWKDKLAKVKAIPENDIQKILQLSYDELEDETQKKIFLDIAFFFVGKDKDEATDIFKSCDFFPGVGIQNLVDRCLVTIDESNRFQMHNLIQDMGKELGKTTRLFLRGNAWKSLQNPEGKNNVEGLILDLTTSTNKQMSTVIFQRMHNLRLLQIIDANDITGSFENLLPKLRCIRWHDN, from the exons ATGGATACCTCTAAACAAGTTGCTTTTATTACAAACGTGCGACAGAGAAAAGTTACAATTTTAAATTTTGTTCAAAACAGGAAAGAATCAGAAACCATTCAAAAAATTGTAGGGGATGTGGCATCACGAGCATCTACAACTGTGTTACACCAAGAGAAAAATCTATTTGGGATAGATTCTGCTGTCGAAGAAATATATCAATTACTAAGCATGGAGTCTGATGCTGTACGTGCCATTGGTATCTGTGGGATGGGCGGAATTGGGAAGACTACAATTGCTAAAGCTTTCTACAACAGATACCGTAACAAATTCGATATTAGCTGCTTTAGCGTAAATGTTAAACAACATTCACAAGGTGGTAGTTCTCTACTTCAATTACTTCAGCAACTATTGATTGATCTTCTCCGAAAAAAGGATTATAAGATTCCTGATGTTGAAAGTGGAATTAGAAAATTGACACACGTTATTCATTCTAAGAGAGCTCTCATCGTTCTGGATGATTTGGACTGTGCAAACTATTCAGAATTGCTTGCGAGCATAGGCAACTTGTTTCCAGCTGGAAGTAAAATTATCATCACGACAAGAGATGCAAATCTGCTAAATAAATTAAAAGCAGATATATCAGAAGTTGATACATACATGGTGAAGACACTAGGAGAAACTGAGTCCTTGGAGCTTTTCAGCTATCACGCTTTTAGAAAGCTAGTGCCGCCTGAAAGTTTCGCAGAGCTCTCCCTAAACTTTGTAACTCATGCCGGTGGTCTTCCATTAGCTCTTAAGGTGTTGGGGTCATCTTTACTGGGTAGGACTGATGTGTCATTCTGGAAAGACAAGCTTGCAAAAGTAAAAGCAATCCCGGAGAATGATATACAGAAAATCCTTCAACTGAGCTATGATGAATTAGAGGATGAGACGCAGAAGAAAATTTTCCTCGATATTGCTTTCTTCTTTGTCGGAAAGGACAAAGATGAGGCTACTGATATTTTCAAATCTTGTGATTTCTTTCCTGGTGTTGGAATCCAAAATCTAGTGGATAGATGTCTAGTGACAATTGACGAAAGTAATAGGTTTCAGATGCATAATCTTATACAAGACATGGGAAAGGAACTTGGGAAGACTACACGTTTGTTCCTGAGAGGAAATGCTTGGAAGAGCTTGCAAAATCCAGAG GGAAAAAATAATGTTGAAGGCCTTATACTAGACTTGACAACTTCCACAAACAAGCAAATGAGTACAGTAATATTCCAAAGGATGCACAACTTGAGATTACTTCAAATAATTGATGCAAATGATATTACAGGAAGTTTTGAAAATTTACTTCCCAAATTAAGATGCATTAGGTGGCATGATAATTAA
- the LOC141721671 gene encoding disease resistance protein RUN1-like isoform X2, which yields MVEKSEKWTGLRNACRKESETIQKIVGDVASRASTTVLHQEKNLFGIDSAVEEIYQLLSMESDAVRAIGICGMGGIGKTTIAKAFYNRYRNKFDISCFSVNVKQHSQGGSSLLQLLQQLLIDLLRKKDYKIPDVESGIRKLTHVIHSKRALIVLDDLDCANYSELLASIGNLFPAGSKIIITTRDANLLNKLKADISEVDTYMVKTLGETESLELFSYHAFRKLVPPESFAELSLNFVTHAGGLPLALKVLGSSLLGRTDVSFWKDKLAKVKAIPENDIQKILQLSYDELEDETQKKIFLDIAFFFVGKDKDEATDIFKSCDFFPGVGIQNLVDRCLVTIDESNRFQMHNLIQDMGKELGKTTRLFLRGNAWKSLQNPEGKNNVEGLILDLTTSTNKQMSTVIFQRMHNLRLLQIIDANDITGSFENLLPKLRCIRWHDN from the exons ATGGTAGAAAAGTCTGAAAAATGGACAGGACTCAGAAACGCGTGCAG GAAAGAATCAGAAACCATTCAAAAAATTGTAGGGGATGTGGCATCACGAGCATCTACAACTGTGTTACACCAAGAGAAAAATCTATTTGGGATAGATTCTGCTGTCGAAGAAATATATCAATTACTAAGCATGGAGTCTGATGCTGTACGTGCCATTGGTATCTGTGGGATGGGCGGAATTGGGAAGACTACAATTGCTAAAGCTTTCTACAACAGATACCGTAACAAATTCGATATTAGCTGCTTTAGCGTAAATGTTAAACAACATTCACAAGGTGGTAGTTCTCTACTTCAATTACTTCAGCAACTATTGATTGATCTTCTCCGAAAAAAGGATTATAAGATTCCTGATGTTGAAAGTGGAATTAGAAAATTGACACACGTTATTCATTCTAAGAGAGCTCTCATCGTTCTGGATGATTTGGACTGTGCAAACTATTCAGAATTGCTTGCGAGCATAGGCAACTTGTTTCCAGCTGGAAGTAAAATTATCATCACGACAAGAGATGCAAATCTGCTAAATAAATTAAAAGCAGATATATCAGAAGTTGATACATACATGGTGAAGACACTAGGAGAAACTGAGTCCTTGGAGCTTTTCAGCTATCACGCTTTTAGAAAGCTAGTGCCGCCTGAAAGTTTCGCAGAGCTCTCCCTAAACTTTGTAACTCATGCCGGTGGTCTTCCATTAGCTCTTAAGGTGTTGGGGTCATCTTTACTGGGTAGGACTGATGTGTCATTCTGGAAAGACAAGCTTGCAAAAGTAAAAGCAATCCCGGAGAATGATATACAGAAAATCCTTCAACTGAGCTATGATGAATTAGAGGATGAGACGCAGAAGAAAATTTTCCTCGATATTGCTTTCTTCTTTGTCGGAAAGGACAAAGATGAGGCTACTGATATTTTCAAATCTTGTGATTTCTTTCCTGGTGTTGGAATCCAAAATCTAGTGGATAGATGTCTAGTGACAATTGACGAAAGTAATAGGTTTCAGATGCATAATCTTATACAAGACATGGGAAAGGAACTTGGGAAGACTACACGTTTGTTCCTGAGAGGAAATGCTTGGAAGAGCTTGCAAAATCCAGAG GGAAAAAATAATGTTGAAGGCCTTATACTAGACTTGACAACTTCCACAAACAAGCAAATGAGTACAGTAATATTCCAAAGGATGCACAACTTGAGATTACTTCAAATAATTGATGCAAATGATATTACAGGAAGTTTTGAAAATTTACTTCCCAAATTAAGATGCATTAGGTGGCATGATAATTAA